The following coding sequences lie in one Thermodesulforhabdaceae bacterium genomic window:
- a CDS encoding glycosyltransferase — protein sequence MEIKEPVRILMYSHDTYGLGHIRRSLAIAQSVTSIPANVLIVTGSPLVGRFVIPEGIDFVRVPGMIKITNEEYTPLSMKLPSSHVLSIRENIILATAKSFHPHFFIVDKAPLGLKKEVQPTLEWIRSEYPDCTTVLGLRDIMDSSEETIREWREKNIYEAMESLYDEIWIYGVREFYDPVKEYQIPPSVAKKLYFTGYIPRYVPSYREIERVKESVLVRRASGSRSKAHLPIVLVTAGGGGDGYPIFDTFLRAFEKDSSESARFSAVLVTGPFLSAKTFKDIKRRASRLGWKTIRFYRFMEALIAASSFVVSMGGYNTICEIFTLKKPALIVPRCVPREEQLIRAKVLCEHGFCDYIPPESFSPEVLKEKILSFLNHNPINSAKFDTFPFTAFQLIQDRIRHHLIEKELL from the coding sequence TTGGAAATCAAAGAGCCTGTAAGAATTCTAATGTATTCTCACGATACTTACGGACTTGGACATATTAGACGTTCTTTAGCCATTGCCCAAAGCGTCACATCTATTCCTGCCAACGTGCTAATCGTTACTGGCTCTCCTCTTGTGGGACGCTTTGTAATACCGGAGGGTATTGATTTCGTTCGGGTTCCTGGCATGATAAAGATAACCAACGAGGAATACACGCCTCTTTCTATGAAACTACCTTCGTCGCATGTCCTTTCAATTAGAGAAAATATTATTCTTGCGACAGCCAAGTCCTTCCATCCTCATTTTTTTATCGTTGATAAGGCTCCACTTGGTCTAAAAAAAGAAGTTCAACCAACCCTTGAATGGATTCGATCAGAATATCCCGATTGTACAACCGTTCTTGGTCTAAGAGACATTATGGACAGTAGCGAGGAAACGATCAGGGAATGGCGAGAAAAGAATATATACGAGGCTATGGAATCTCTGTATGATGAGATATGGATCTATGGAGTTCGTGAATTTTACGACCCTGTTAAGGAATACCAGATCCCTCCTTCTGTGGCCAAAAAGTTATATTTTACAGGTTATATTCCTAGGTATGTGCCTTCCTACAGAGAGATTGAACGTGTGAAAGAGAGCGTTTTGGTTAGAAGAGCTTCTGGCTCGCGGAGCAAGGCTCACCTCCCAATTGTGCTCGTTACTGCAGGAGGTGGAGGGGATGGGTATCCCATATTTGATACCTTTCTTAGAGCATTTGAAAAAGACTCTTCCGAGAGTGCCAGGTTTTCTGCCGTTCTTGTTACCGGTCCTTTTTTGAGCGCAAAAACTTTTAAAGATATCAAAAGAAGAGCTTCACGGCTTGGATGGAAAACTATCAGGTTTTACAGGTTTATGGAGGCTCTTATTGCGGCTTCTTCATTTGTTGTCAGTATGGGAGGGTATAACACTATCTGTGAAATTTTTACCCTTAAAAAGCCGGCTCTCATTGTGCCACGCTGTGTGCCTAGAGAGGAACAACTCATTCGAGCAAAAGTTTTGTGTGAACACGGTTTTTGCGATTATATTCCACCGGAGAGTTTCTCGCCCGAGGTTTTGAAAGAAAAGATCCTGTCTTTTTTGAATCATAATCCCATTAATTCCGCAAAGTTTGACACATTTCCTTTTACAGCCTTCCAATTGATTCAAGATCGAATACGGCACCACCTGATAGAAAAGGAACTACTATGA
- a CDS encoding glycosyltransferase family 4 protein yields MRSTSKRLAMVLKGYPRISETFISNEILHLERSGIDIAIFSLRQPRESFAHKHVKQIRAPVTYLPEYILPSWKTLFRANFRYFLSYPYRYLRSFSNALKASIAISSPLTPTVRHFLQAGYLVQHDLFRKNIAHIHAHFAHTPTSVALYASELTGISFSFTAHAKDIYTSHPAKLMRKIARARFIITCTEYNRQYLLSLAEGLSTPIYTIYHGIDLSRFEFGPDHLPSPPFRILSVGRLVKKKGYDDLLKALRILKTQQIPFEFFHVGDGDLREQIHKMAGDLGLLDNVHFLGTLTHEDLIPLYRRSHLFVLASKIAPDGDRDGLPNVILEAMAIGIPVVATNVSAIPEAVHHEKTGILVSPENPYALAQAIKRVLFSPGDARSMVFEARRFVESYFDSAIWMPRLYRIFRDVVRNDYI; encoded by the coding sequence ATGAGATCGACTTCTAAAAGACTTGCAATGGTTCTCAAGGGTTATCCTAGAATTTCGGAGACCTTCATAAGTAACGAGATTCTACATCTAGAGCGATCAGGAATTGATATTGCCATATTTTCATTAAGGCAGCCACGAGAGTCTTTTGCTCATAAGCATGTTAAGCAAATTAGAGCCCCAGTAACCTATCTGCCGGAATACATTCTGCCTTCATGGAAGACTCTCTTTAGAGCTAATTTCAGGTATTTTCTATCTTATCCCTACAGATACCTTAGATCTTTCTCCAACGCATTGAAGGCTTCTATTGCTATATCATCCCCCCTTACTCCAACAGTAAGGCATTTTCTTCAAGCAGGATATCTTGTTCAACATGACTTATTTCGCAAAAACATCGCTCATATTCACGCTCATTTTGCCCATACTCCGACATCAGTCGCTCTTTATGCTTCAGAACTAACCGGCATTTCCTTTAGTTTTACCGCTCACGCCAAGGACATTTACACATCTCATCCAGCCAAATTGATGCGCAAAATAGCTCGTGCTCGATTTATAATAACCTGCACAGAATACAACCGACAATATCTCTTAAGCCTGGCTGAGGGACTTTCCACGCCCATTTACACAATTTACCATGGCATTGATCTTTCTCGGTTCGAATTTGGTCCTGATCATCTGCCGTCACCACCATTCAGGATCTTGTCGGTGGGAAGACTTGTTAAGAAAAAGGGATATGACGATTTGTTGAAAGCTTTACGAATCCTGAAAACTCAGCAGATTCCTTTTGAGTTTTTCCACGTCGGTGATGGGGACCTAAGAGAGCAGATTCATAAGATGGCAGGAGATCTCGGTCTTCTAGATAATGTTCATTTCTTGGGCACTCTAACTCATGAAGATCTCATACCGCTCTACCGCAGAAGCCACCTTTTTGTTCTGGCTTCAAAAATAGCCCCTGACGGAGACCGAGATGGGCTTCCCAATGTTATTCTTGAAGCCATGGCGATAGGTATTCCGGTAGTGGCTACTAATGTTTCTGCCATCCCTGAAGCTGTTCATCATGAGAAAACCGGGATTCTTGTTTCACCAGAAAATCCTTACGCATTGGCGCAGGCAATAAAAAGGGTTCTTTTTAGTCCGGGTGATGCTAGATCTATGGTCTTCGAAGCTAGACGATTTGTCGAGAGCTATTTCGATTCTGCAATATGGATGCCTAGGCTTTACCGTATTTTTAGGGATGTTGTAAGAAATGATTATATCTAG